The sequence TGAGGAACCGTGAGCCGGGAGGGTAGCGGGTTTGATCCAGGCGCTGGCAGTGTAGGCGCTGGCGTTATCATCTAGGAAGCTACGCGGGATATCTACATATTGCTGGCTGGCGTTGGAGAGTTCCAGAGCACCGCCTCTGACTCCGCCTGTAGCACTGATCTTGGCTCCATTGGGAGCTGCGCCGTGGAGTCTATCTCCGAGTACAGAGCTGTTCTCATAATTGTCGTCAAATGTCCACAGGGCGCGCAGTCCTTTGGAAAGGCTGTTGGAGTCTTTCGGGCTGAGATCAGTGTAGGGCACTACGATTTCCAGGTTAGTTACTCCATCCTTGTCGAGGTAGCGGGCAGTGAGCTCGGGAATGTTTTTCGTGGTGTCGGCTGTCAGTGTTAGAAATTGGTTTGCGCGTTCACGGGACCACTCGAGCGAGGGGTGATAAACATTGAGTGAACTGATCACGCTCTTGTGACCGGGAGACATGATGAAGTCATGCAGGTCATAGCCTACACGCTGTGGGTGCATGAGGTAGCGGGCTACGTGGATATCTCCGCCAAAGAGGACTACACCTGGAATCTTTTCGTCACGGATGATATCCAGGAGTTTGTCCCTCTCGGCATAATAGGTGTACATGTCGTCCGTCTCAGAGTTTTTCTTGTCTTGCCAGATCTGGCCCTGAAGTAGCACTTTGAACGGTGCCTCGGAGTTTCTGATAGAGTCTAGTATCCACTGCCACTGCTCATTACCAAAGCAGGTAGATTGAGAGGAATCCACAGGGGAGGCTTCTGTCTGGGAGAACCAGCGAGGGTCGAGTAAAAAGATCTCCATGGCCCCCATGTCCACCTTGTGGTAGATACCGGCACCACTGCCGTTTCCATATTGGTCATGCGCGCGATACTCTACAAATCCACGACGCGTATTCACCTTTCTGCTGGCGGTGCTGAGTCCATTCCCGTTGTTGAGGCCAAAGTCATGGTCATCCCAAGTACCTACAACGGATACATTGCAACCAAGAGCTGCCAGTGAAGGTTGCTGGAGGAAGTAGCGGTGTTTGTTCCTAATGACGCTCAGATCACCCGTGTCTACGTAGGGGGTGTCTCCGGATAGACAGAGAAGGTCAATATTTTGGTTGCCCATTTCAGCCCAGACGCCGTCTGTGGTGTCATTGGCGCAGGAGACAAAGGCGGCGGTAAAGAGTTGCCCAGTACGCTGTAGGGGTACAGTGGTAAACTGGTGATTTTCAGTGCCTCCTGCGATTTCGTAAGAAGTGTCCTCGGAAACGATTTCCAGGATCGAATAATGATAGGTGGTTCCCGGTGCTAGGCCGCTGATATGGAATTTGGCGACGTAGTCATTCTCGGCCTCATTGACTGTGTCCTGACTGGCCACCACTTGATCGTTTGCGTCGGTGACAATCAGTCTTAGGTCACGTTCTGTCCGCTCAGGGCTATAGAGCAGGTAGGCCTCGTTTGTCTTCACGGTACCGACAAAGGGACCCACCGGATCAGAGGCGCTGGATACCTTGGTCACTTCAATAGCAGATGAACTGCTAGTGTTGCCGTTCAAAGCGACCAAGTGATATGTGGTGTTGCTCTCCGGCGAGACCGAAAGACTTCCAGAGCTTGCCACATTACCTACGTCCGGGCTGATCCATACGGAGGTGGCTCCGGTGACGTTCCAGCTTAAAGTCGTGCTGCCATTGTTGATGATGACCGCTGGGTCAGCTGTAAAAGATTCAACAGTAGGAGCGACTTCCGGCGTATCATTATCGACGAGCGCTTGCTCGTCCATACCTAGCGCGTAGACCTCGGTTATTTCAGACTCGTTCAGAGTTCGGTCCCAGATCGCCACTTCATCAATCAGGCCGTCAAAGCCTCGGGTGGTGACGCTGTCTCTGGCAGCGCCAATGTTGAGGCCATTTCCGGAGAAGGATGACGAGGCGATAGTGAGCGTGCCTGTATTCTGCCCATCGATGTAGGTGGTGATTACAATGTCCGTGCCATTGAGCTCATAGGTTTGTAGAATGTGGTGCCAGCCTGGAAGGGCGGCATCGGCAATCACATATTCCGAGCCGGTCGTGTATGGCTGGCCGTCATTGAGTCCAGCGTTACCCACTCCAGAGTCCCTAAGCCCGTAAGAGATGGTGTAGTTGTTGGTGCTCTCATAGACAAAATAACGGTCTGAGCTGTTCGTAGAGGATATGGGATCATTCAGCTTGTACCAGGCACTGATGCTGAAATTCGTGCCCAGTGTGTTGCCTTGGCCGAAGCTGGCATTGATCTTCATGTGGTCATTGTCCGCTCCTTGTAAGGAAACGGCGGAGCCAGCACGGCCTCCAGAAGTTCCAGGAGTAGGCGTGTTTATGGAGACAGCATCTGCCAGTCCTCCACTGCTGATGTAGTTTGAGCCGTTATTCTCAAAGTTGTAGTAGCCTACCAGACCCTGATCCAGGGCCGCAAAAGCGGCTGGGATAGAGAATGACACGGTGGTGATAAATAGTGAGCGGAACCCTTTCATGATACTTGATTTGGTTGCCATTCCTCTAAAGTCCGGAATGGCGGTGTGTTGGTGTAAAGTTGCTTAACGTGACAAATATGTTTCTAAAGAGAAACTTTACAAGTGGAAAGGTGGGGTCAAATGACTGTTTCTGTTTCTGTTTCTGTTTCTCAGAATACAAAAAAGCCGCTTCTTCTGAAGCGGCTTTGATGATGGTAAAAAGGATGAAGCTATCGACTATCGGCGGCGGCGAAGGATGAAGCCGAGGCCTGCGAGACCGATAAGGGCTGTGCTGCTTGGCTCTGGGACTGCTGCTGCTGATGCAGTCTGCAGATTGGAAATTTCTCCACTAGAGAGAACGCCGTCATAGAAAGCCAAGTCATCGATCTGGCCATCGAAGTTACGGCCTGTGCCTGCACGGTGTCCTCCGATGACGAGGCCGCCAATGGCTGTGGAATTGCGCTCAAGCGTGCCTACCTGTACACCGTTAATATAACCAGTGAAGAGCCCGCCGCCACCTACTGCGCCATCGGCATCAAAGGTGAGAATAGCGTTTGTCCAGGTGTTCTGACTAACTGGAGCCGAACGCACACTTCCATTGTCTCGAATATAGAATTGTGCGTCCAAGTCGGTTTGTAGACCGATGGATGTGTTATAGTCACTGGCTGTAGTTCCAATCGAATCTCCTCGAAGATCCTCCAAAATGAATTGACGGCCATCATAAGTTGGGTCGTCATTGTAGAACCATACGGAGACACTGAAGTCTGTTCCTGCAGAAGTGAGATCAGCTGTTTGCACGGCATATTGTGAGGAATCACGGTTGAAATCAGCCGCATTTCCAAACTTGCCAGTTACGCCACCTGCGGTGGCTCCGTTGACGGCGCTAAAGTCAGCGCTCGAGCCTCCGATATCTGCTGTAAAATCAGAGTCAAAGCTCCAGTAGTGTGTGATTGTCGCAGCTTGAACACTGGCTGTAAGGCCAATTGTCATGGCGACAGATTTTAGCGTGTGTTGTAGTTTCATAGTATGAATGAGGTTTTGTTCTTGTTTAGGTACCAATGTCTCTCTGGGAGACATTAAGTTGCATATAGGAAACTGTTTTATATGTGAAGCGTTAAGTTTCTTAAAAGAAAATATGTTTCTATGTGGGAAATGAGGAGGTAAGCCAGCCTTCTTGGTAAAAGGCTGAGCATGGGCTAAACAAATTCCAGAGAGGGGAGGGTTAGCGTTTACGGCGCAGAATGAGGCCTAAGCCGGCCAGACCGAGTAATGCGGTAGATGATGGTTCTGGGATTAGCGTTGTGCCAGTTTGTCCAAGCGCATAGACTTCGGAGATTTCGGAGGAGTCGAGGACGCGATCCCAGGCTGCAAATTCATCGATTTTACCATCCATGGCACGGCTCAGGGCCGTATTTCTGGCATTTCCAATGTTGATGGAATCAGAGGAAAGTTGCTCGGTGAGTACCGTGATGGTCCCAGGCTGTGCTGCCCCGTCAATATAGGTGGTGATGGTGGTATCGGTACCGTCACTGTCGTAAGTGATGAGTACATGCTGCCAACTGCCTTGAGTATGGACGTCGGCATGATTGGCAAACTGATCCACTGGCTCAGTATTGGTGTAGGTTTGAGTGTCGTTGAATCCGTTATTGTTGAGTAGGTTACGCACTCCGTAAGAAAGGTCGTAGTCGGATGCGCCCTCGAACACGAAGAAGCGGTTTGCCGCGCTGGTGGCGTCAGTGTCTACGTTGTACCAAGCAGAGACGGTGAAACTGTCTCCTAACTGGTTGCTTCCGCCGCCACCGAAACCTAGGCCTGTATTGAGAAGGTCTCCTGTAGTACCGGTAAATTCTGCTGCATTGCCGGATACCCCGCCAGCGACTCCGGTATAGGAACCTGTGCCTGCTTCAGTGAGGTCAGGGCCAGAGCCAGCTTTATTGGTGAGGTCTTCCATGTCGTAATAGACGATCAAGCCTGATGTGATTGCAGCTTGCATCGTGCCAGCCATCACGAGGGCGGCAAGAGAGGCTGATAAGGTGGTTTTATAGTTCATGCAGTTTTTCTACTGAGGTTTCATTAAATAACCTTTAAAGGTTATATAGTTGCATACAGGAAACACTGTTTCTGTCAATTACATATGTTTCTCTAGGGAAACATATTCGCCATGAAAAGCCATGAGATGAAAAATCCCGTTTACAAAAGGGAAAACGGGATGTGCTTGCGTAGGGCGAGAGAGCTCACCCTGCAACTAGCGGCGGCGTTGGCACATGACGCCCAAACCAGCCAGGCATAGAAGCGCCATTGCTGATGGTTCAGGTATAGCTTGGCCAGTTAGCCCAAGATTATAGAGTTCGTTGACTTCATCAGAGGTGATGGCCCGATCATAGATGGCAACTTCATCGATCATTCCGTCCCAGTCGCGTTCGCCAGACCCAGAGCGCGAATCCCCAAAGTGTAGGGTACTGAAATCAAAGCTGGCTGCAGCGCCTGTGTCCAGAGTCACTCCTTGAGAGCTACCATTGAGATAGTATTCGCCAAAAATATCGTCACCGGATTCTGTAATCACCAATACGTGGTGGTCCCATTCGCCTTCGGCAAATCCAGTGTAAGAACCGACAAAGTTATTGTCTCCAATATAGACCGAGTAATCGTCTCTACCTGTAGTGCTGTAATTGCCAGCGGTTCCGATAGAAAGATCATAAACGCCACTATCTCCGGTTTCAAAGGCATGGAAACGAGCGCTGCCATTGGAGGCGCCCGGTGCAAGATAGGTCCACATGGAAATAGTCATGGTTTTGCCCAGCTGAGCCGTGCCTAGGGAAACTGACATGAAGTCATTGGTCGCATCGACAATGTTAAGGGCATTGCCCGCGAGTAAGGTGCTGCGGTCACTCACGCCGTCGCCTGGGTCAAAGCTGCTATCGCCGGTAAATCCTGGGCCGCTGCCTGAATCGAACGA is a genomic window of Rubritalea squalenifaciens DSM 18772 containing:
- a CDS encoding LamG-like jellyroll fold domain-containing protein, encoding MKGFRSLFITTVSFSIPAAFAALDQGLVGYYNFENNGSNYISSGGLADAVSINTPTPGTSGGRAGSAVSLQGADNDHMKINASFGQGNTLGTNFSISAWYKLNDPISSTNSSDRYFVYESTNNYTISYGLRDSGVGNAGLNDGQPYTTGSEYVIADAALPGWHHILQTYELNGTDIVITTYIDGQNTGTLTIASSSFSGNGLNIGAARDSVTTRGFDGLIDEVAIWDRTLNESEITEVYALGMDEQALVDNDTPEVAPTVESFTADPAVIINNGSTTLSWNVTGATSVWISPDVGNVASSGSLSVSPESNTTYHLVALNGNTSSSSAIEVTKVSSASDPVGPFVGTVKTNEAYLLYSPERTERDLRLIVTDANDQVVASQDTVNEAENDYVAKFHISGLAPGTTYHYSILEIVSEDTSYEIAGGTENHQFTTVPLQRTGQLFTAAFVSCANDTTDGVWAEMGNQNIDLLCLSGDTPYVDTGDLSVIRNKHRYFLQQPSLAALGCNVSVVGTWDDHDFGLNNGNGLSTASRKVNTRRGFVEYRAHDQYGNGSGAGIYHKVDMGAMEIFLLDPRWFSQTEASPVDSSQSTCFGNEQWQWILDSIRNSEAPFKVLLQGQIWQDKKNSETDDMYTYYAERDKLLDIIRDEKIPGVVLFGGDIHVARYLMHPQRVGYDLHDFIMSPGHKSVISSLNVYHPSLEWSRERANQFLTLTADTTKNIPELTARYLDKDGVTNLEIVVPYTDLSPKDSNSLSKGLRALWTFDDNYENSSVLGDRLHGAAPNGAKISATGGVRGGALELSNASQQYVDIPRSFLDDNASAYTASAWIKPATLPAHGSSERQFIMESCVNNHTGLPNASTSGYAISVGLRASANSSDKVNLQLHTETLVPKAVGSQQAPGTLAQGGFDTDIDRTLFSDWSLVTVTFDSTELKLYLNGTVVATHALSTAAPIAETGGLVIGGHRNKTGRNFDGLIDEIAIWNRVLTEQEINSLYGNGAPTEIPTHISYQDFDSDGMPDWWEDLFSLNKNSALDAESDYDEDGLTAQQEFGFGTLPYKKDTQSPYRRSSVSMADQVYQSITFQRNTAALDQLELKVQRSMDLGILDSWTSFGTEIVSITPKADGLEEVTVRSTNPISAQQEEFLRILFSPITE
- a CDS encoding LamG-like jellyroll fold domain-containing protein codes for the protein MNYKTTLSASLAALVMAGTMQAAITSGLIVYYDMEDLTNKAGSGPDLTEAGTGSYTGVAGGVSGNAAEFTGTTGDLLNTGLGFGGGGSNQLGDSFTVSAWYNVDTDATSAANRFFVFEGASDYDLSYGVRNLLNNNGFNDTQTYTNTEPVDQFANHADVHTQGSWQHVLITYDSDGTDTTITTYIDGAAQPGTITVLTEQLSSDSINIGNARNTALSRAMDGKIDEFAAWDRVLDSSEISEVYALGQTGTTLIPEPSSTALLGLAGLGLILRRKR
- a CDS encoding LamG-like jellyroll fold domain-containing protein, producing the protein MKLQHTLKSVAMTIGLTASVQAATITHYWSFDSDFTADIGGSSADFSAVNGATAGGVTGKFGNAADFNRDSSQYAVQTADLTSAGTDFSVSVWFYNDDPTYDGRQFILEDLRGDSIGTTASDYNTSIGLQTDLDAQFYIRDNGSVRSAPVSQNTWTNAILTFDADGAVGGGGLFTGYINGVQVGTLERNSTAIGGLVIGGHRAGTGRNFDGQIDDLAFYDGVLSSGEISNLQTASAAAVPEPSSTALIGLAGLGFILRRRR
- a CDS encoding LamG-like jellyroll fold domain-containing protein, with amino-acid sequence MKQKHTWLAAILTLGIVSAADAAITSGLVAYYDFEESGTAGLANKAPSASSYNGTWVSGSFDSGSGPGFTGDSSFDPGDGVSDRSTLLAGNALNIVDATNDFMSVSLGTAQLGKTMTISMWTYLAPGASNGSARFHAFETGDSGVYDLSIGTAGNYSTTGRDDYSVYIGDNNFVGSYTGFAEGEWDHHVLVITESGDDIFGEYYLNGSSQGVTLDTGAAASFDFSTLHFGDSRSGSGERDWDGMIDEVAIYDRAITSDEVNELYNLGLTGQAIPEPSAMALLCLAGLGVMCQRRR